The genomic region TTTTTCCTGTGACTCGAGCTTCAGCTGGTTTACACCCATCTGAACGTCCTCACTGTTGTTTGCATTTTCTGAAACGAAATGTGACTAAagtaataaaacaacacatttttctgaaCTGACTCTAGTTCTTACACATTTATAGCACAGTAATGAGCCAGTTTTCTCCACATCACGATGTTCTCTTTGGCTTCATTCAGATAACCAGACACAAATTTGATTAATGTGTGACTCTTTACAGAACACATTCTGCATTCTCCGTTGATAGTTTGATCCATGCTGGTGTAAACATATCTGATACAAACCACAGAGTAATGGAAATAAGGTAATATTTTTGCCAAAAGAACTGTATAAATTTGTTCAAACACAAAATTATTGCAACTGGGTAAATTTCTTCTCACGCTGTTCAGAAGCTAAAACATTTACAAGACAAGAATTTCCTCAAGATGTTCCTGAGATagtgttcacaaaaacagaaaggaTAGAAACAGCCTGTAAATAAAATGCCCTAGGTATAATGGCATAAAGATTCAAACAATTTCCAACCCCAGTTAAATCAGTTGATGGTGTAGTTACCTGAATTGTCTGACACctgcttcttctcctgctcAAGCCGTTTGTAGTTTTTCATCCAGAGATTCATTTTGCTCAGAGCAGAGTCTCTCTCCTTGGTTAGGCGAGCTGTGCGGGACGTTAGCTCTGACACCTACAGAAGAAGGACAGAGATGTTAAGACCGCAGCATATGATCTCCTTCTCATTTTGAAAAGTGACTGTGGAAAATTGAGTGTGTACCTGTTCATTCAACTGTACCATGGACAGTTTGTGCGTTTCCAGCTCTTTTTCCATCAAGGTGACAATAGAGCGAAGGCTCTCTTGTTCCTCTGTGAGTTTCTTTCTCTCGTCTTCTGCTTTTTGTGTCTCTTCCTCAAGTGCAGTCAGAGCTGAGCGCAGGTTCTCTTTCTCCTGTTCAATCACAGTAATAGATGACTGCAATTCCCGCTTTTCAACATCTAACATTTGTTTCTCCTCCACCACTCTGTCCTTCTCTTGTCTAAATGAAGAAAGTGTTTCTTGCAGCTCAAGTTTCTCCTTTTCTGTCAGAGCAACATGGGACTGAAGTTTCTGGTTTTCATTAATGGCCGTCTCCTTCTCTTGCTCTagcctttctttctcttcttctgcaGATGCAAGAGTACAGCGCAGgtcatctctctctttttccactgACATTAAGGTGCATCTCAGCTTGTCTTGTTCCTCTACCAGTTGTATATTTTTCCCCTCCATCTGTTCTTTCTCCGTCATAAGAGATGAGATAGATTCTACAAGTGCTTGCCTCTTATCGGTTTCCTCCTCTCCCCTTTCCTTTTCCAAAAGTGCTAAATCTTCCTCTTTAGCTTTTATGGACAATTTAAACTCTTTAATTTCTTCTTCCAAAGACTCAACACAGCTCCTCAGGTTGTTTCTCTCGTTCTCCCACTCATCTCTCTGAGAGCAGAgcctctctccttctgtctgtAGAAGATGTTTTTCCTTCTCTAGCTCGACCAGCAGAGATTGCACTATGTCTTTCTCCTCTTCCGTTTCTGTGATCTTTTGGTTGAGTGAGATCTCCCTTAGCCGAGAGGTTTCCAGTTGCGTCTGGAGGTCGCCTGCCTTTTTGATTTGTtgctctgcttcttcttttgtcCTTTTCCCAAGCTCTTCAACCAtggttttctgtctcttttcttcCTGTCGTCTGTCTACTTCTGCCTTCTCCAGTTTTTGCTCGAGCTCCTCCTTAGTGGCCCTCAGTTCCTCTAActccttgttttttgtttccagcTCTCTCTCCATGTGTTCTTTCTCAGATCGTAGGTTTGCCAGCATGGCAGAGAGCTctgacagattctcactgagctctctcttctcctcctccacctaaGAGTTGTGAGGGTTcaggacagaaagaaagagtaaaatacatttctttaaagACCTATGAGAACATAATCATATTACAACATGGCAGATGTGAGACAAGGTGTAAAACAGGcaaaaacattaatataaaatacctttcttctttcttcctccAACTCAGCTTTGGCCGTCTCCGCCTGTGTAAGACAATATcacaacataaatataataagGGAAATTTAAACCCGTTATTAGTGTAAattacttaatttattaatttcattatgtacaaaaaaagttacaataaaaaaatgctgcATATAAAGCTtgtaaattatttttgaaacacTTTTCTTAGTTGTTTAAATCCTCTTCACATCAAATTCAGACTAGTTCACACTACAAGGTCTTCAGCTTGGTTTTAACAGAATACCTGTATAACAGCTTCCTCTAGACTTTGCTCTGTATCTTCCTTCTCTCGCTCCAAGGCTTCAATGCGATCCTGCAGTGTGTCCAACTTTCTCTGGGCAGCTACAAAGACACACATCGCATCGCAATTTGGTCAAAACATATCACTCAACTGAAGAGGATATTTAATGTCCAAAGACACGAGGCGTCACCTTTGAGCAGTTCTCCCatcttccttttcttcctctcatCTGACTCAATGCGGACCTGAAGTTTTTCAATGCCAGTCCTCATCTGCCGGACCTCGTCTTGAGTGGAGTTCAGACGAGAAGCAATCTCTCCTTTCTCCAGAAGAGAGGACTCCAGAGACTGTGAGAGACGATTCACCTCTCCCTCTAAAGTCTTTGGGGTTTGGGGAATAGGAGCAATACAAAATATAACTTGCATTACACatgaaagtgacacaaaatgtgtcaaattaaCTCCAATTCTGATAAGGACAAGATACAATCGGAATTTGTGTAACATTCAACTCATATGGTGTTAACAAAACactaatttaaatattaaatttaaattaacttGTCATCAGCACTGCTAGATGGCTTCATTGTGTATAAATATCACATGACAACAATGCAATGTCTGTATGtctcaaataataaataaatgtaaacaattaaATTTACTACATCGCTACTACAAACGGTGAGGCTATAAACAAACTATGAAACGCTCCGAAGTGTTTCAGTATTTAAACGACAACAAGGCTAGTCGTGTTTTGCTAAAGGAGGTGAGACACAATCTTATTTATCTAATTGCAGACAAAGAGCTAAGCGAGAGCCTTTTAGAGTCTCACATCACCAAGCCTGGGTTTTAGTTTCAGTGTCAGGTGACATACAAACTGGAGGATGCTCATGCATTGTAGGAACAGCACGATCCTGCAGccatgcagcagctgctgcagtcaGAGTGTTTTGCCACTGGAAAGAAGTAGTGTACCCTCACTTCTGATCTGGAGGTTTCACCCATAATCATTTCTCTACTAGTGCCTGGATAAAATACAACATGTATTTGTTTCAAACTTCCCTCTTACCTGTATCTTGCTTTCCATGCTCTCAGTGTTTTGATATGCAGAAGTGTGTTCTTCTTTGAACTGGTTAAGACAACCAATTAGCTCGGCTCTCTCTCCAATCTGTTCAGAGATCGCCTGCTCCAGCGTATTAATCTTCTCCAACAGCTttaaggggagaaaaaaaaagtatgaaaacaaataacagtGTTTGACTTTAACAAATAGTCTTAATATACCATAATCAGACATGAAATTGGGCCTAGAAACCAAGCCACAGGCTCCTCACACCAACCTCCTAAGAAACCTCACCTGCTGCATTTCTGTCCTCAGTTTCTCCTCTGTGCCTTGCAGGGCTTCATACTCTTTTCTCCCTGCTCTGATATCATCCTCCAGAATGGAAATCAGGTGCCTGGTGTCACAGTTCGTCTTTTCCAGACTGTTAACCTTATCTTTCCATTGTCCCAAAGTCTGGTGCAGCTCATCACGCTCCTCAGTGCAGGACACAAGCTCAGATCTCAGTTGAATCGTCTGGGAAAAAGAGCAGAGCTTAACAGTGCTGTCTAACCACACTGTTAAAACTGTGAAAGGTTTGGTTGCTAAAATCACCTCTGTCCTGAATGTTTCTATCTGCTGGTTCATGCTTGAACAAGTTCTTTTGAGCGTCTCTATCTCATCTTTCAGTCtgttcctctcctcctgcagcatCTCCAGGTCACACTCCATGCCCAGGATGTGCTGCTCCAGGTTAGCTTTCTCAGAGCGAACCCTCTTCAGTTCACTCTCCTGCTGGAGGAACTTCTCATCCCATCCACCTAcacaagaaagacaaaaaatctgatcaatcagaaaatagtacaGACTATTAAACTACCATATACTGAAGCTGTGAAATGGTTAAATGACTCAGGAACCAGAAAAACTATTTACCTTTGGCCATCTCTAGTCCTTCCAGCATCTCTATGACATCAGCCAGTTGGCATTTCGATGTTTGTAACTGTAGCGTGAATGTCTCCTTCTCCTCCGACAGCTGTGCCAACTTAATATGAGCACAATGCATTAACTTTTGTACtcaaataataaacacattacCTTATGTAACATTTGTGATTGTGCTTTTCCTTCCTACCTGGTAAGTAAgatccttcttctcctccagagCAGCATTTAGTTTAAGTGCAGCACTGTTTGCCGCCTCCTCTGCTGCACTAACTTTTTCCTTTAAGTTTTGAAGTTGAACttccaggtcagaggtcagctccTTCCTGAGCGTCAGTTCAGACTTTAGGAGGTCAAAGTCTGAGCGCAAGGTCTGGAGTTCGCTTTGTTGTTTAATGATCATTTCCTTGTAAGGAGTAACATCACTGTATTCCTGTGATGCATCTGTTGCTGTGagacacaataaataaaggttattttAACATACTCAAACATAGCTGTAATAATTCATGCAATTTAAAAGGTTTAAGAGTTAAAATAAGAATACATTAAATTTGAATCTTAATTTCCAAATTCTAAAGCCCAGTGTTTATATCAGCCAACGTAATGTGTTATAAGTTACGGGGAAAGAAAATCCTGCTGAAATATATGTATGTGCCAACATACGGTGACAATTAAAAAGCAAGTACTGCACAATTTAATTCCTCACCACAGGATTGCAATTCTTTGGTTTGAGACACTTCGCGGACACCAGGTTCATAATTGGGAACATCTCTGGGAATATTGCCGTCTTCGGAAGCCTGAAACACAAATGCATCATAAAAACTGACACTCAAGCAGAAGGAAGTACttgcatatactgtagatgtgttaaaatgtgtgacCTGTATCTCCAACCTTTCATTAAACCAATACCaatgattatttaatttaataatttaataccTGATCTAAGGGTTGATGTTGGTGTAGTGGCTCCTCATCCTCATTATTTCTCATCTCCTCTTCATCAGACACATGAGCCTGACCTTCCTTCTCTGGCTGTTCCCGTGTCATCTCCTGATCAAAATTGTCTTCCTTGAGGAACAACTGTACCTCGCTACCAGTTAACAGAGGGATTAGATTTACTGTTCACATGATGAAACACATGACACAGATTACATTGTACTCATGcagttgtgtatttgtttttattacctgAAATCCTCCTCTGACTGGTGGGAGAGTTCATGCAGGTCTAACACCACAGGGCGCAGAGGTTCCTTTACTGAGAGAGACTCAGTATTTGCACTTGTATCAAACGCTGGCTCACCATCGATCTGTTCTGCTAATTCCTCTGAGGTAACTGGGACATCAAAAGATGAcgttatataaatgtatgtattcaGATTAAACACGCTGCACTGTTTCATGATATTCACTCACCACCAGTTTCTGTTGGCTCAGACTCAGTGTTGCCGATGTTTTCTCCTGGTCTCTGGATTTCCACTGGTGCTGAGAGTTGCTGAATGAGGCTCTGTTGCTGGTCCGCCTGCTCCAGCAGTGACTCGTACCGCTCCTTCAACGCAGTCAGCTCCGTCTGTAAGCCAGTGAGTTTGTGATGCAGTGCGGTCTGCTCTGCCTCAAACTGCTGGCTCCTGTAACAAAACACATAATTATAGCAGGTAGAAAGACAGCAACTGTGGCAGTTTCCTAACAAACCAATCTCTTTATTTAAACTACACAACTACATTTCAGAGAGGACAAAAATGTACTGTAcctctctctgttctcctcctccatcgTCTTCTCCCTCAGGTTGAGTTGCTCCTTAAGCTTTTTGTGCTCCTCCTCTGAAACCTGCAGCAAGTGCTGGTTGCACTCATTCTTCTCTTTGAGTAAAGCCACCTCCTTCTCTTGTCTCTCACTGCTTTCCTGTAACTGCAGCTTCTCTTCAGCTCTTTGATTCAAGCTTTTCTGTAGCTTGATGTTGTCCTCAGTCAGCTGATTATAGTTAATTTCCAGCTGAAGCTTTTCCTCGACTACTTGAGTCATTTTGTAAACCAAATCATTTTTCTCAGAAGTTAATTCAGTAAGTTTTGTCTCAAGTTTGATCTTCTCTTCATTGATCAGGTGGAGGGTGACATCCAGCTGTGCCTTCTCTTCTGTGACCTGACAAACAGTTGATTCAACTTCATGTTTTTCAGCAGCCATTTGATGGAGCTTTTCTTCCATTTGCTGCCCGTCTTCAGTTAAATGCTGAACACTGGTCTGTAATTGTTTATTCTCCTCAGATAGTTTGTCTAAACTGACTTCCAGCTGTTTCTTCTCAGCATTAACTTgaattatttcattcattactAGCTCTTTGTCATCTGTTAACTCTTTTAAATGAGACTCTAGGCTGTTTTTCTCTTGGAGAAACAGGTTGAGATTGTTCTCTTTGTCTTCAGCCATCTGCCCTAGGGTGGTCTCTAACCTTATATTTTCCTCTGTGATCTGATTAAGTTTAGACTCCAATGCAACAACGTTTTCCTCTAACTGGGTTTGTTTAACAGCATCCTCTTCTAGCCGAGTTATTTCACAGGTCCTCTCAAATAAGTCCTCTTTAGCTGTGATGTACTTTGACTCTAGCACTGAGTTCTGGGACTGGACCTCCTCTAGACGGGATTCCAAAACAGAAACCTGAAAAAGCAACAGAATTCAATTTTATCTCACCAGGGATATTTTCTTCTCTCAACAGGAGCTGGTATAGATGATGCCAAATATATGAtgctttagttttattttagaaaactACCTGGGCTTTGCTGTCCTCCAGCCTGATCTCCATGTCAGACATCAGGCTCTGGTTTTGCTCGAGGTGAGCCTCCAGTGACGCTATAGTCGCCTTCAGTTCCTCCACCTGACTGTCAAAGGAGTTCATGGCTGTCTCGTTGTCCTCCAGGTCCATTTGTAGCATCTCCAACTGGACCTTtatgtgaataaataatgacttaCATCAATGACTCTTTATTTCCTTTATATATCAAAATCACTGGTTCAGATTTCAGAAAAAGATAACCGTAAAATCCAAAACAAACTGAGAACCCCAAATCTTAATAGTTCATTAAACACAGCTAACATGTAAAGGGATTAAATCAGAGACCAACCTTGATTTTGTTCATGGCGACCATCTTCTCCTTCAGCTGCTCTGAGGTTTTGGCATGTGCTGCCTCTGCTTTGTTCAGCCTATCCTTTAGACTCTTTATCGTGTTGTCTCTTTCCTCCAAGCCACAGGAAGCCGCAGACAGAGTCGTCTTCATGGTCTTTATCTCTTCTCGACACAAACTGGACTCTGCTTTGGTGACAGTCATTGATTTCTTCGCAGTGTCAAGTTTTTCTTTATAGCTCTTCTCTTTGTGGAGAAAATGTTTGATCTCTAGAGTGTGACTCTCCGACTCTTTCATCATCTTCTCTGTGACATCTTTGACTTCTTGTTCCAAAGCAGACATCAGGCTACTTTTCTCAGTCAAGGTGTT from Solea solea chromosome 5, fSolSol10.1, whole genome shotgun sequence harbors:
- the cenpf gene encoding centromere protein F, whose amino-acid sequence is MSWAVEEWKDGLPAKALQKIQEMEAQLDKAKKERTQKQFQLESLEAALQKQKQKVDSERTETSALKRENQCLVESCDSLEKARQKVAHELGVKEQQVSYLDGQLNSCKKTIDRLEQELKKYKSELDRSQPAGSSSMSSSASELQPYVTPQKSFSTPAPVAAYRQQDNRLEELQEKYSQEVEERKRLETELKVLQVKLLNQSSVSVSHKDIAARQTGSSIFPWQQQNQSQSHQSQDAMETPLKRRGTSMWNAHEETPIKTSQRMSSSQALQSPSGSSQQMEQLKTLNQELRGRVSELERNLSSHEKDVRIQASKLQELQTQLNQARKDLNERDRDLSKMSHDLSQVTDKHQQVESKCCSVEQRLKQVTEEMSCQRHNAEICRRSLEQKLKDQERDSQKELGQLQSSHHALDQQLNQTRTKLTQEIQQAKKDYNVLQASMEKMSFQKSQMEKELEEQKQKLLRSEQSLQATQTREQDVRKKMEEVQRDKNTLTAQFDQSSRRLSQLEDEKKTGDQNLKRTQGQLDDLRAKAEGQVEELKKLQSKLEQQTQSSSCELENLRKTLSDAETTNNRLQSELQKQKQEVERLTNRLTVLEKESQDLKSNLTASQNDLKEAKQEHEALLQWKKEKESLINGSEAMQKELTGKISSLEESLHSLNQSNDELKKQLVGVEGDKSSLSAHVDSLKGELLNKCTELEQKEHEHNQLQSQLSEAGQKHSKDLENIGVQVVQLQAQVKDLELQLQKEMTRAEQAERRNTELQEEHQAACDLVHSKEQLVELGQAEIIQLRESLDQSTAQLEAQSLRWTEEKAALLQQCEETVSAKAEEMEQIKLQLEETQQELLLTKNQVSSTEKFLKLQEQLGAELKKEIKTLTENEEEHKKMLDKKSEDLKLLEDELKVQKGLTEEREKQLKEAEAQIVSVEKQRDELENAAQELKKEAEIFQHGQSERIDHLLVQISSLEEMVAANKDATDKLPVLKHELDAMNQSHADLKKSLEALEKSHSSIVEIKTNLENTLTEKSSLMSALEQEVKDVTEKMMKESESHTLEIKHFLHKEKSYKEKLDTAKKSMTVTKAESSLCREEIKTMKTTLSAASCGLEERDNTIKSLKDRLNKAEAAHAKTSEQLKEKMVAMNKIKVQLEMLQMDLEDNETAMNSFDSQVEELKATIASLEAHLEQNQSLMSDMEIRLEDSKAQVSVLESRLEEVQSQNSVLESKYITAKEDLFERTCEITRLEEDAVKQTQLEENVVALESKLNQITEENIRLETTLGQMAEDKENNLNLFLQEKNSLESHLKELTDDKELVMNEIIQVNAEKKQLEVSLDKLSEENKQLQTSVQHLTEDGQQMEEKLHQMAAEKHEVESTVCQVTEEKAQLDVTLHLINEEKIKLETKLTELTSEKNDLVYKMTQVVEEKLQLEINYNQLTEDNIKLQKSLNQRAEEKLQLQESSERQEKEVALLKEKNECNQHLLQVSEEEHKKLKEQLNLREKTMEEENRERSQQFEAEQTALHHKLTGLQTELTALKERYESLLEQADQQQSLIQQLSAPVEIQRPGENIGNTESEPTETGVTSEELAEQIDGEPAFDTSANTESLSVKEPLRPVVLDLHELSHQSEEDFSEVQLFLKEDNFDQEMTREQPEKEGQAHVSDEEEMRNNEDEEPLHQHQPLDQASEDGNIPRDVPNYEPGVREVSQTKELQSCATDASQEYSDVTPYKEMIIKQQSELQTLRSDFDLLKSELTLRKELTSDLEVQLQNLKEKVSAAEEAANSAALKLNAALEEKKDLTYQLAQLSEEKETFTLQLQTSKCQLADVIEMLEGLEMAKGGWDEKFLQQESELKRVRSEKANLEQHILGMECDLEMLQEERNRLKDEIETLKRTCSSMNQQIETFRTETIQLRSELVSCTEERDELHQTLGQWKDKVNSLEKTNCDTRHLISILEDDIRAGRKEYEALQGTEEKLRTEMQQLLEKINTLEQAISEQIGERAELIGCLNQFKEEHTSAYQNTESMESKIQTLEGEVNRLSQSLESSLLEKGEIASRLNSTQDEVRQMRTGIEKLQVRIESDERKKRKMGELLKAAQRKLDTLQDRIEALEREKEDTEQSLEEAVIQAETAKAELEEERRKVEEEKRELSENLSELSAMLANLRSEKEHMERELETKNKELEELRATKEELEQKLEKAEVDRRQEEKRQKTMVEELGKRTKEEAEQQIKKAGDLQTQLETSRLREISLNQKITETEEEKDIVQSLLVELEKEKHLLQTEGERLCSQRDEWENERNNLRSCVESLEEEIKEFKLSIKAKEEDLALLEKERGEEETDKRQALVESISSLMTEKEQMEGKNIQLVEEQDKLRCTLMSVEKERDDLRCTLASAEEEKERLEQEKETAINENQKLQSHVALTEKEKLELQETLSSFRQEKDRVVEEKQMLDVEKRELQSSITVIEQEKENLRSALTALEEETQKAEDERKKLTEEQESLRSIVTLMEKELETHKLSMVQLNEQVSELTSRTARLTKERDSALSKMNLWMKNYKRLEQEKKQVSDNSENANNSEDVQMGVNQLKLESQEKAKELEEVRAVLEVKTRKLEEREKELEEMKSELEEVTKLLEEKSTEADECMDKYCSLMIQVHKLEESNNALTTRMEQITASQRANECNTPSGITGGAPRCRRSGRKSSSKHGAEKIHDNTENMVPLTPQRSPLGSSSGKRGHQDSAQEALHNLTKKIKANTLATPNAKSEQEEEEFRPEGLPELVQRGFADIPMGEMSPFIVRRTTVKRSSPRLAAKQTRLIAAPDGQSPSADRKCLSPSGEEKQGDNCRVQ